A genomic segment from Halomonas sp. GD1P12 encodes:
- a CDS encoding helix-turn-helix domain-containing protein, with protein MPLKPGCLQKMKIVDVARETGLNRNTIKLLYKETAQRIELDALDKLCKLFNCGVGDLLEFDDGQEK; from the coding sequence ATGCCACTAAAACCGGGATGTTTACAAAAAATGAAGATCGTTGATGTGGCGCGTGAAACGGGTTTGAACCGCAACACCATCAAGCTGCTTTACAAAGAAACGGCTCAGCGCATTGAGTTGGACGCGCTGGATAAGCTATGCAAATTGTTCAACTGCGGGGTAGGAGATTTGCTCGAATTTGATGACGGCCAGGAAAAATAA
- a CDS encoding DUF349 domain-containing protein: MHGLLRRLFAPRWQHPNAEIRRQALETLDPQQPDQRDALKTLVDDPDPTVELAALLALGDLDTLTSRLPERQHVPGWREAVIERLTGREGQTDLYTRSRLVDSLSNTALLNEIALRGDNLDLRLTALERLVDDEDLIYQACNNGVASVRKRAAERLDSEASLKTLLKQARRDRNVMRLAREKLSRLRHDNEWFDQQMTRREELLEKLEQHARAPWEPLYGGRLRHLEREWRKLDHPPGPREEERFHQALLGARKTLNDHETQEQARQERQVHREEIETTREQLLAGLEETLSGLVHAEAVTLQDIDSLRAQRQLLGQRWQALSDLHAPPETTQARYTQALAAYERVTEAWQRWQTHQADVERGLADHDPATLEDRVKRVAWPKDLSKPALLQRAQALLALEQPAGEQTQKAPSLEALTAELDSFEHMLERGAFKSASRLHQRLKPAIDALDSAKAKPLKARLKQLGAQLAELRDWRGFVAGPKREQLTLSIEALAEAPAMADAALDRRHRQLVKEWKELGDAAASRALSTRFRAASERIHERLAPWRETLEQTRQANLRHREALCEQLETLCEQPADNADPDALRDIRDRARHQWREYTPIPREASETVGRRFGKVRHRLQALIDQRAEQIAAQKRALIDEVNALLHATERPIHERTTRTKALQQQWRTLGRAPKGEEQTLWKHFRGACDQLFAQRDAHKSEQSARAQQKLDAMQALIDEMDAWQPESVREAQALETFIARAQQLEPLPRNRRSEGMQRRLSGILRARRERLSRLEVADTVAQWHALMPLTRAHLSADQRAFEAQQNDAVEAAQVLATPPTGAFLDAHQRRNAARCAAISAPEQSRRTVEEGVARLRVHLSLLALGSVKPEDEPLRLAIQVERLNDGLGGERSQAEETRSVLAALMALGPMPGDVWEREVGELDALLSRLARPPHA, from the coding sequence ATGCACGGACTGTTAAGACGCTTGTTCGCGCCTCGGTGGCAGCACCCCAACGCCGAGATTCGCCGCCAGGCTCTCGAAACGCTGGACCCGCAGCAGCCCGATCAGCGCGACGCGCTGAAAACGCTGGTCGACGACCCGGACCCCACCGTTGAGCTGGCCGCCCTGTTGGCGCTGGGGGACCTCGACACGCTGACCAGCCGGCTCCCCGAGCGCCAGCACGTTCCCGGCTGGCGCGAGGCCGTGATCGAGCGCCTGACCGGCCGGGAAGGCCAGACCGACCTTTATACGCGCAGCCGGCTGGTCGACTCACTTTCAAACACGGCACTGCTCAACGAGATTGCGCTGCGTGGCGACAACCTCGATCTTCGCCTGACCGCTTTGGAGCGGCTCGTTGATGACGAGGATCTGATCTATCAGGCCTGCAACAACGGTGTGGCGAGCGTGCGCAAGCGCGCCGCCGAGCGCCTCGACAGCGAAGCGAGTTTGAAGACGCTGTTGAAACAGGCGCGCCGCGATCGCAACGTCATGCGCCTGGCGCGCGAAAAGCTCTCACGGCTTCGTCACGACAACGAGTGGTTCGATCAGCAAATGACGCGCCGCGAAGAGCTGCTGGAAAAACTCGAGCAGCACGCCCGCGCGCCTTGGGAGCCGCTTTACGGCGGCCGCCTTCGTCATCTGGAGCGCGAGTGGCGAAAGCTCGACCATCCGCCCGGCCCCCGCGAAGAGGAGCGCTTTCATCAGGCGCTGCTCGGCGCACGCAAGACCCTGAACGACCACGAAACCCAGGAACAGGCGCGCCAGGAGCGCCAGGTGCACCGCGAAGAGATCGAAACGACCCGCGAGCAGCTGCTCGCCGGGCTCGAGGAGACCTTGAGCGGGCTCGTTCACGCCGAGGCCGTCACCCTTCAGGACATCGACAGCCTGCGCGCCCAGCGCCAGCTCTTGGGCCAGCGCTGGCAGGCGCTGTCGGATCTTCACGCACCGCCGGAGACGACCCAGGCGCGCTACACCCAGGCGCTTGCCGCGTATGAGCGCGTCACAGAAGCCTGGCAGCGCTGGCAGACGCACCAGGCCGATGTCGAGCGAGGACTGGCCGACCACGACCCCGCGACACTCGAGGATCGAGTCAAACGCGTTGCCTGGCCCAAGGACCTTTCCAAGCCAGCGCTTTTACAGCGCGCCCAGGCACTTCTGGCGCTGGAGCAGCCAGCCGGCGAGCAAACACAAAAAGCGCCTTCACTCGAGGCGCTGACCGCCGAGCTCGACAGTTTCGAGCACATGCTCGAGCGCGGCGCGTTCAAAAGCGCCAGCCGGCTCCACCAGCGCCTCAAACCCGCGATCGACGCGCTGGACAGCGCCAAGGCCAAACCGCTCAAGGCGCGCCTGAAACAGCTCGGCGCGCAGCTGGCGGAGCTTAGAGACTGGCGCGGCTTCGTTGCCGGGCCCAAGCGCGAGCAGCTCACCTTGAGCATCGAGGCGTTGGCCGAGGCGCCGGCGATGGCGGATGCGGCGCTGGACCGCCGCCATCGCCAGCTGGTCAAGGAGTGGAAGGAGCTTGGCGACGCCGCGGCCAGCCGGGCGCTGTCGACGCGCTTTCGCGCCGCTTCCGAGCGCATTCACGAACGCCTGGCGCCCTGGCGGGAAACCCTCGAGCAGACGCGTCAGGCCAATCTTCGCCACCGCGAAGCGCTTTGCGAGCAGCTCGAAACCCTGTGCGAGCAACCCGCCGACAACGCCGACCCGGACGCGCTGCGCGACATTCGCGATCGCGCCCGGCATCAGTGGCGCGAATACACGCCCATCCCGCGGGAAGCCTCGGAAACGGTCGGCCGGCGCTTTGGCAAGGTGCGCCATCGGCTGCAGGCGCTGATCGACCAGCGCGCCGAGCAGATCGCCGCGCAAAAGCGCGCGCTGATCGACGAGGTGAATGCGCTTTTGCACGCCACCGAGCGCCCCATTCACGAGCGTACCACCCGCACCAAGGCGCTTCAGCAGCAATGGCGCACCCTGGGCCGGGCCCCAAAGGGCGAGGAGCAAACGCTTTGGAAGCACTTTCGCGGGGCCTGCGATCAACTGTTTGCCCAGCGCGACGCGCACAAGAGCGAACAGTCGGCGCGCGCGCAGCAAAAGCTCGACGCCATGCAGGCCCTGATCGACGAAATGGACGCCTGGCAGCCGGAAAGCGTCCGCGAGGCCCAGGCACTCGAGACGTTCATTGCGCGCGCCCAGCAGCTCGAACCGCTGCCGCGCAACCGGCGAAGCGAAGGCATGCAGCGCCGCCTGAGCGGTATTCTTCGCGCCCGACGCGAGCGGTTGAGCCGCCTGGAAGTGGCCGATACCGTCGCGCAGTGGCACGCGCTCATGCCGCTGACCCGGGCGCACCTGAGCGCGGATCAGCGCGCGTTTGAAGCGCAGCAAAACGACGCCGTCGAGGCGGCGCAGGTGCTCGCGACCCCGCCGACCGGAGCGTTTTTGGACGCGCACCAGCGCCGCAACGCCGCTCGATGCGCGGCGATCAGCGCCCCGGAGCAGAGCCGTCGAACCGTCGAAGAGGGCGTGGCACGGCTTCGCGTACATCTCTCGCTTTTGGCGCTGGGCAGCGTCAAGCCCGAAGACGAGCCGCTTCGTCTGGCCATTCAAGTTGAGCGCTTGAACGACGGCTTGGGCGGCGAGCGCAGCCAGGCCGAAGAGACCCGCAGCGTACTGGCAGCCCTCATGGCGCTGGGGCCGATGCCCGGCGATGTGTGGGAGCGGGAGGTGGGTGAGCTCGACGCGCTGCTGAGCCGGCTTGCGCGCCCGCCCCACGCTTGA
- a CDS encoding UvrD-helicase domain-containing protein, with the protein MVSVAFSEKYFESLLKLTPNEQSQANKAVMLFQQDPQHGGLHYERLTAFKDNKLRSIRANQDVRIILAAAEKENLYLMLYVDHHEPAYTWASKRKVEVNPNTGSLQMFTVEEGVLEPPAHQPAAPVAAGLFDAIRDRQLMQLGVPEETIPLIRSMKIEADLETARVNDQLPPDAYEGLFMLMAGASFEEAYQETVPAAPDSVDTDDFSAALARPESRAHFAVAENEQALQEVLNQSLEKWRVFLHPAQRRLANGDKNGPVRVLGGAGTGKTVVAMHRAKWLAERLVEQSEASESHVLFTTFTRNLATDIQQNLNKICSQDVLKRVEVVNLDAWVVSFLKKLGYDYGLLMDAKEENRLWNDAYSEKPASSDLTLAFFKEEWSRVVQPQSVTTLDAYKKASRLGRGTRLNRQQRVEIWPVFERYRHLLASNHLKEADDAYRDARKLLEANPDLRPSISSVIVDEAQDMGTQAFMLLRALVPEGKNDLFMVGDGHQRIYGKNKVVLGQCGINIRGRSARLKVNYRTTDETRQLAVSVLEGVAVDDLDGGEDTQAFYHSLMHGPAPEIRCFDSMDEQAEAILASMEGNTLAPETCCVIARTRKEVTELKHALESRQQRCHLLDGRSTRTPDGALNLATMHRVKGLEFDAVFIASVNRGLLPLDFVMSAAADAVTRRQRENEERALVYVSLTRARKLAFVYGYEQMSEWFSAGF; encoded by the coding sequence ATGGTCAGCGTAGCCTTCTCTGAAAAGTATTTTGAAAGCTTGCTAAAGCTCACACCTAACGAGCAGAGCCAGGCAAACAAAGCAGTGATGCTGTTTCAGCAAGACCCTCAGCATGGTGGGTTGCATTATGAACGCCTGACCGCTTTTAAAGATAACAAGCTGCGTTCCATACGTGCCAATCAAGATGTACGCATAATTTTGGCTGCTGCTGAAAAAGAAAACCTTTATCTGATGCTGTATGTAGACCACCACGAACCGGCGTATACGTGGGCGTCAAAGCGCAAGGTAGAAGTGAACCCCAATACTGGTAGCTTGCAGATGTTTACGGTGGAGGAGGGGGTATTAGAGCCGCCTGCTCATCAGCCTGCAGCGCCGGTGGCGGCTGGCTTATTTGATGCTATCCGTGACCGGCAATTAATGCAGCTAGGTGTGCCGGAAGAAACAATCCCGCTAATACGTAGCATGAAAATTGAAGCAGACCTTGAGACTGCCCGCGTTAACGATCAGCTTCCGCCCGATGCTTATGAGGGGCTGTTTATGTTAATGGCCGGAGCGAGTTTTGAAGAGGCGTATCAAGAAACCGTGCCTGCAGCACCTGACAGCGTGGATACGGACGACTTTAGTGCTGCGCTAGCACGTCCTGAGTCTCGGGCGCACTTTGCAGTGGCAGAGAATGAGCAGGCGCTGCAAGAAGTGCTTAACCAGTCGCTGGAGAAATGGCGCGTCTTTTTACATCCCGCCCAGCGTCGCTTAGCGAATGGCGATAAAAATGGCCCTGTACGTGTGTTAGGTGGGGCGGGTACTGGCAAAACGGTGGTGGCGATGCACCGTGCTAAGTGGTTAGCAGAACGGCTTGTGGAGCAGTCGGAAGCCAGTGAAAGCCATGTGCTATTCACCACGTTTACCCGCAATTTAGCGACTGATATTCAGCAGAACCTAAATAAAATATGCTCTCAGGACGTATTGAAGCGCGTTGAAGTCGTCAATCTTGATGCCTGGGTGGTGAGCTTTCTCAAAAAGCTAGGCTACGACTACGGTTTGCTGATGGACGCTAAAGAAGAAAACAGACTGTGGAATGACGCTTATTCCGAGAAGCCTGCCAGCTCTGATCTGACGCTGGCATTTTTTAAAGAAGAGTGGTCTAGAGTGGTTCAGCCCCAGTCTGTCACGACGCTTGATGCCTATAAAAAAGCGTCGCGCCTAGGGCGTGGTACGCGCTTAAACCGCCAGCAACGCGTGGAAATTTGGCCTGTCTTTGAGCGCTATCGTCATCTATTGGCCAGTAATCATCTTAAAGAAGCAGATGACGCTTATCGTGATGCTCGCAAGCTCTTGGAAGCGAACCCTGACCTGCGGCCATCCATCAGCTCCGTCATTGTTGATGAGGCGCAGGATATGGGCACTCAGGCGTTTATGCTACTGAGGGCTTTAGTGCCTGAAGGAAAAAACGACCTGTTTATGGTAGGTGACGGGCATCAGCGTATTTACGGTAAAAACAAAGTTGTACTGGGCCAGTGCGGTATTAATATTCGCGGCCGCAGTGCGCGGTTAAAAGTGAATTACCGCACCACCGATGAGACGCGTCAACTGGCGGTGAGCGTGTTGGAAGGCGTGGCTGTTGATGACTTAGATGGCGGTGAAGATACTCAGGCGTTTTATCACTCTTTGATGCACGGCCCTGCGCCAGAAATACGCTGCTTCGATAGCATGGACGAGCAAGCTGAGGCGATATTAGCGTCTATGGAGGGCAACACGTTAGCGCCAGAGACCTGCTGTGTGATTGCGCGAACGCGTAAAGAGGTCACAGAACTAAAGCATGCGTTGGAAAGTCGTCAACAGCGATGTCATTTATTGGACGGTCGTAGCACGCGCACGCCAGATGGTGCGCTTAACCTTGCCACTATGCACCGAGTAAAAGGCCTTGAGTTTGATGCTGTATTCATCGCCTCGGTTAATCGTGGACTACTTCCGCTCGATTTTGTAATGAGCGCTGCCGCAGATGCTGTTACCCGCCGCCAGCGAGAGAACGAAGAGCGGGCTTTGGTGTATGTCAGCCTTACGCGCGCACGAAAACTGGCCTTTGTATATGGTTATGAGCAAATGAGTGAGTGGTTTAGCGCAGGGTTTTAA
- a CDS encoding IS3 family transposase (programmed frameshift), which translates to MKKSRYSESQIVKILKEVESGRLVKEVCREYGISEASYYNWKSKYCGMEASDVKRLKELEEENRRLKQRYAELSLDHKLLKDVIEKKAVKPAVRREWVDYLKQAHGVSIRRACRIAGISDSVYRYRPNTFRDEPVITVLQSATHRYPAYGFSKLFKALRRLGHGWNHKRVHRLYCALNLNKRRRGKKRLPTRTPAPLSVPATVNRCWSMDCMSDSLFCGRRFRTFNVVDGFNREVLAIEIDLNLPAPGVIRVLERIIAWRGYPTKRRMDNGPEFISLALADWAEQRSIELAFIKRGTPTQNSYVERFNRTYRDEILNMYVFRNLTEVRELTESWMTEYNDERPHDSLEDLTPWEYLAKHQQVENSNQRCH; encoded by the exons ATGAAGAAATCACGGTACAGCGAGTCACAAATCGTCAAAATTCTGAAGGAGGTTGAGAGCGGTCGACTGGTCAAGGAAGTCTGCCGTGAGTACGGCATTTCCGAGGCGAGCTACTACAACTGGAAGTCTAAATACTGCGGCATGGAAGCCTCTGATGTGAAGCGTCTCAAGGAGCTTGAAGAAGAAAACCGCCGGCTGAAGCAGAGGTATGCCGAGCTGAGTCTGGATCACAAGTTGCTGAAGGATGTGATCGA GAAAAAAGCTGTAAAGCCAGCCGTTCGACGAGAATGGGTTGATTACCTCAAGCAGGCGCATGGTGTCAGCATCCGCAGAGCCTGTCGAATCGCTGGCATCAGTGACTCTGTGTACCGGTATCGGCCCAATACTTTCCGTGATGAACCGGTGATTACAGTGCTTCAAAGCGCCACTCACCGCTATCCCGCCTACGGATTCAGTAAACTGTTCAAGGCGCTGCGACGCTTGGGGCATGGATGGAATCACAAGCGGGTCCACCGGCTGTATTGTGCACTCAACCTGAATAAACGACGACGGGGCAAGAAACGGCTCCCGACACGAACCCCGGCGCCATTGAGCGTACCAGCTACCGTTAATCGATGCTGGTCGATGGATTGCATGAGCGACAGTCTGTTCTGTGGTCGCCGGTTCCGGACGTTTAATGTGGTGGACGGCTTTAACCGGGAGGTGCTGGCTATCGAGATTGACCTGAATCTACCAGCACCAGGGGTCATACGGGTTCTGGAACGCATTATCGCCTGGCGAGGCTACCCGACCAAACGACGCATGGATAATGGCCCGGAATTCATTTCGCTTGCCCTGGCAGATTGGGCTGAGCAACGCAGTATTGAGCTGGCGTTTATCAAGCGGGGCACACCAACTCAGAACTCGTATGTTGAGCGCTTCAATCGGACTTATCGGGATGAGATCCTGAATATGTATGTCTTCCGGAACCTCACCGAAGTCCGAGAACTGACAGAATCCTGGATGACGGAATACAACGATGAGCGTCCCCACGATTCACTGGAAGACCTGACACCATGGGAATACCTGGCGAAACATCAACAGGTGGAAAACTCTAATCAGCGATGCCACTAA
- a CDS encoding BPSL0761 family protein has translation MTTPSERTRAIIQTHKFLAELSQSRHLPEGVRVEAKRLLRHYPSEREILEAARVEQHLSEGTIFQPVFNATY, from the coding sequence ATGACCACTCCAAGTGAGCGCACACGCGCCATTATCCAAACTCACAAATTCCTGGCCGAACTTAGCCAGAGTAGACACCTTCCTGAAGGCGTACGCGTAGAAGCAAAGAGACTATTGCGGCACTATCCCTCAGAGCGAGAAATATTAGAAGCTGCCCGTGTCGAGCAGCATTTGTCTGAGGGAACAATTTTTCAGCCTGTATTTAATGCGACTTATTAA
- the phbB gene encoding acetoacetyl-CoA reductase, translating into MANQPQVAWVTGGTGGIGTAICRSLAEAGYLVVAGYRNPEKAKTWLESQKADGFDNMALSGVDLSDYQACLDGAQEIADTHGPISVLVNCAGITRDGTLKKMAREQWSEVIDTNLNSVFNTCRSVINPMLEQGYGRIINISSINGRKGQFGQVNYAAAKAGMHGLTMSLAQETATKGITVNTVSPGYIATDMIMEIPEKVREAIRETIPVKRYGTPEEIGRLVAFLADEQSGFITGANIDINGGQFMG; encoded by the coding sequence ATGGCTAATCAACCCCAGGTGGCGTGGGTGACGGGTGGAACAGGCGGGATCGGCACGGCCATTTGCCGGTCGCTGGCCGAGGCGGGGTATTTGGTCGTCGCCGGTTACCGTAACCCGGAGAAGGCAAAAACGTGGCTCGAGAGCCAAAAAGCCGACGGCTTCGACAACATGGCGCTTTCCGGCGTCGATCTTTCGGATTACCAGGCGTGCCTGGACGGCGCCCAAGAGATCGCCGATACCCATGGCCCGATCAGCGTGTTGGTCAATTGCGCCGGTATCACGCGCGACGGTACGCTCAAGAAGATGGCCCGGGAGCAGTGGAGCGAGGTGATCGATACCAACCTCAACAGCGTCTTCAACACCTGCCGCAGCGTGATCAACCCAATGCTCGAGCAGGGCTACGGGCGCATCATCAATATTTCATCGATCAATGGGCGAAAGGGGCAGTTCGGCCAGGTCAATTACGCCGCGGCGAAGGCAGGTATGCATGGGTTGACCATGTCGCTGGCCCAGGAAACCGCGACCAAGGGCATCACGGTCAACACCGTGTCGCCGGGCTATATCGCCACCGATATGATCATGGAGATCCCTGAGAAGGTGCGCGAAGCGATTCGTGAAACCATTCCCGTCAAGCGCTACGGCACGCCGGAGGAGATCGGCCGGCTGGTGGCGTTTTTAGCCGATGAGCAGTCGGGATTCATTACCGGCGCCAATATCGATATCAACGGCGGTCAGTTCATGGGCTGA